Below is a window of Candidatus Dependentiae bacterium DNA.
GCTTACAAGCAATTACCAAACGCGAGCGCCAGGATAAAGAAATTTCAAAAAAAGAGGATTGGGCGCAGCGCTGGGGAACCAAAGCTACTAAGGCAAAAATGGCACAAAGTATGCTTCGGCAGGTTGATCGCATTAAAGAAGAACTTGTTGAAGTTGAGCCGCTTTTACCTTCAATTCATTTAAAATTTCCTGAAACAGCACAATCAGGAAAAATCGTGCTGACGGTAAAAAATGTTCAGCATTCATTTGATAACAAAGAACTTTTTAGAAATGTTTCGTGCGAAATTGGCCGTGGTGAAAAAGTTGCTTTAATTGCGCCAAACGGCGTTGGTAAAACGACTCTTTTTGAGTTGGTTCACGAAAAACTACCGTTGCAAAATGGGTCCATAGAATTTGGGCATAATGCGGCGCCTGCATTTTTTGAACAGGATCAAACGCGCATCTTAAATCCTAAACTGACTGTTTTTGAGGAAGTGCAAGAATCGTCCCCGACAATTTCTGAGCAGATCATTCGCTCATTTTTGGGATCGTTTTTATTTTCTGGTGATGATGTTAAGAAAAAGATTGGTGTATTAAGCGGCGGAGAGCGCAACCGCGTTGCAATGGTAAAAGTACTTTTAAAAAGAGCTAATTTTTTGCTTCTTGATGAGCCAACTAACCATCTTGATATGTATGCACAAGATATTTTATTGCAAGCGTTGCAGCAATATACCGGAACTATTCTGATGGTATGCCATGATCACGATTTCATCCAAAAATTGGCCACTCGGATTCTGGAATTGACACCCACCGGCCTGAATAGTTATAACGGCGATTATGAATCGTATCTTTACGCAAAAAAACACATGCAAAATAATGCGGAGCAAAAAACGATTGCTCCTGCCCCGAAAAAAATTGAAGAACATGAGCCTCAGCCTCAAAAACATGAAAATAAAGATCTTTCTGTTTTGCGTAAGCACGTTGCCCAGCTTGAATCAAAGATATTTAAATTAGAGCAAGAGATGAAAAAGCTGACCGAACAGTTTGCTGATTTGCAATACGGCTCAGATGGTTATTATAAAGCTGAAAAGAAGTTTAAAGAAACACAAAACGAATTAAGTCTACGGCTCTCAGAATGGGAACAGCTACTTAAAGAATTGCATTAGCGATCGGCCATTTTTTTGGAGAAGCGAAAACTTTTATTCGAGCGTCGCGGTACCGCCCATAAGTTGCTGATAATAAACAGAACGCTTAATCAATTCATCGTGTGAATAAAAAATGAGATCTTTTTCTTGTGCAATTAATGAAAAATCTAAAATCCCGACCGCTTTTTCGATTGTTTTTATACGGTGCGCAATAACAATGGTGAGTGCGTTATACGCAAGTTCCAAAATCATTGCAGTGATCGCTTGTTCGCTTACTTCATCAAGGCTACTTGTTGGCTCATCGATTAAAATTAACGCTGGTTTATAGGCGTTTGCACGCAAATAAAGGCTGGCAAAATTCAACCGTTGTCGTTGGCCGCCAGAAATAGTGAGCCCGCCTTCGCCAATGAGCGTATCGAGCCCATTCTTTGATTCGAAAATAGTCCATAAGCCGACACGGCCCAAAATATCAATTAAATACTCATCGGTATATGTATTCAGTTTTTCTTCTGGCAGCCCAAAGAGTAAATTATAGCGAAGTGAGCCGCGTAAGCTAGAAGCTATTTGCCCTTGCATTGCAATAAGGGAACGGCGCATATAATCATCGATCGCATAAATATCAATGCCATCGATAAGCACGCTGCCGGTAAGCGGGTTAAGTTGCCCTCCTAAAATCGAAATCAGCGTACTCTTGCCAACGCCTGAAGGGCCAATAACGCCATAAAGTTTTGAGATTTGTTCTGAATTAACAAAGAGCGATAAGTTGTGATGATCAAAGATACTGTTTTGATCGGTATAGGAAAATGAAATATCGTTGGCTACGACCGAAATAGTAGAAGTTGATGCAACTGGCGGAATCATTTCTTCATCAGATTCTTGAAGAACCGGATAACTTTGTTTGCCAAAGGTTGGCAAGAAAGCAAAAAGATCTTTTATGCGAGTAAGAGAACGAGTCATCGTGCGAATTGGGCGCTCGAGGCTGATGATGCCATAGGTGCCTTGAATATACATCACCATCAAGGCAATACCATCAACGGCAGTTAAATTACCATGGTGAATATTTCCAAGAATATAGGTGCCCAGCAAAAAAACGGTAAATAAATACATAATTTTAATGATGGACCACATCGTGATATTTGCATTCCAGAGGCTGCGTTCTTGGCCAAAAAGTTTTATGTCGGTCTGCTTGAGCTGATGATTAATTTCATTGCTGGCAAAATATGAGCGTATAAGGTTGATCTGCGACAAATTTTCTTGGCCCATGGCTTTAACCGCATCATCAGCATCAATGAGTGTTCGTTCACGCGGAATAATAAAATAGCGAGAAAGCCCCAAATTAAATGCGAGAATTATTGCTAATAAACCCAAAAGCACAAAGCCGAGCCATACGCTTTCATACATTAACGATATAAGAGCGGTAACGATGCCAGCGCTATATCCCAAAATGTCGATAAGCACCGAATCAAGAAAGTTTTCATAGGCACGGGAAGCTCGATCAATTTTTCCTAAAACCGCACCCGTTTCACGGTGAGCGTGATACATTGGGTCCACCTGCAAAAGAAACTGATGCGCATTAAAATGGACGCTGTGAATACAGCGCAATTGCAGCGTCGAGTTCAATTTACGAACGAAATCCTGAAAAACTATCGAGCCGAGCCATGCTATCGAAAAATAAGCGAAATAATCATAGCGCTTGGCTGTAAATACCCATCCCAAAATAATTGGGCTTACGGTGTCGAAAATGTTTATACACGCCTCGCCAGCAGAGATAATAAAGACGCGCCATTTTTGGAGCCAAATAATGTGCCACCATGGTTTTTCAAAGTCCACATGGATAATTGGCGATTTTGTGCGCGGCATAAACGCTCCTTTTATTTTTTTGAAACGTTTGCAGTATACGAAAAAAGGAAATTAAACCGCAATTTTTTAATATTACTCTGAGAAAAACGGACAGTGCATATGTGCAATAGTATCCTTCGCTTGATCCAATTGGGCTCCATTCAGAACTTTTAGGTCTGCAAGGGCTTTTTGATGTTTAAGTATGAAATCGCAGCCTGATGGCGATTTTTTTTCAAAGCAGGCTTTTCGTTCCTTCAAATAGGTTTCTATTAACAGTTTATCGTTATTGTATTTTTTTGCCTTTTTCATTTGAAGATAAAGTCCTGCGGCCATTTGCGGATGTTGGGCTTTAATTTGTCTCATGAGTTGAGGCTCTTTTTGTAATTCTTCGCATGCACGAAAATCATCATTCAAGCATTCTTTTACAAAATATTTTCCTTGAGAAGTCAGTTGGCTTAACTGATTTATGTCCTGCGGATCGATAGTTTTTACGGGTTCATTCACATCCATTGCCAATGTTTGAAATGCCCAGATGAGAAAAAGAGCTAAGAGTTTGATGCGCATGGTAATCCTTTTTTTAAGAATTTTTCAAATTTTATCAAGCAATTTGATAGGGTGTATATAAAATTTCTGGCTTTGTTATGCTTATTTTAATCTATAAGGACTCTTATGAATATGGTTAGTTATAAAAAAGTGATGATTTCGATCTTATGCGCTTCTTGGATCGTGCTTTCTTTTGCAAGGAACTCTACGCAACAGGTTCCTAATCGAAAAACGATCTCGGGGCCGGTTGAGGTGTGCGGCTACGGACAATATAAAGATAGCGTCTTTCAGCAACGCGTGAACGTTAATGGTAAGCTTGATGTGATCGAGGTGGAATTTCGCAAGGCGATTTCAATCAATGGATCTGTTTTGGCAAAAAATAGTATTTTTTTTGAGACCGTTGATGTGAATGGTTCAATGGAAGCTGCCGGATCTCATTTTGAAAATACGATTACCTTTGATGGAAAATTATCATTGGAAAATTCCAGCGCAAAAGAAATTATCGTCGCAAATCACAACAAAAAGAATCAGAGCACATTGATTCTCAAGGGTGCGACCGTCGTGGTCGGCGATATTATATTTGAGGGAGAGCCTGGAACAGTTGAAATCCGCAAAGGGGCGAAAATCCTGGGATCGGTAAAAAACGGAAAAATTGTAACGAAAAGATAATTATCTTTTTTGGCTGCGCCATCTCATATAACAAAATGCCGCGGGTGCCAAAAGTGAGAAAGCGGTAACGCCAATTCGAAGCCAATTAAATTCTGAGTATGGTTCGACCAGTTTCATTTCGCCGTTGTTGGTTCTGATAAGTTCAGTAAGATAATAATTCTTAAAGAATCCTTGATTGCAAAATGTTAGTGACCTTCGTTCAGAATTGAGCCCTGAATCGCCTACTTTTTTATATTTTAGCGTCCCGAATTTCTTGTGATAAATAAATCTGGATTCTTTATTTGCAAGCGCCAGAGCAGCATTGGTGATATTTGGATTAAAATCTTTTGTTTTTAAATCGAGTGTTCCTGCTACTTTCTTTTCGTCTGAATTAAAGTATTTATAGAAAAAAATTGGTTGAGAGCTGTTATTCTCTTCGGTCGGAACTAAATAAAGAACGTGTGCACGGCGACCGTTAATTTTTACCGCTTCATAGGCTACTTGGTAATAACTATCTGCAAGAGTCTTGTCGTCATCGGTTGTTATTTCTATTTTTTTCCAATGCACAAATTCCTGGGACCATTTTTCCGATCCATTTTCATTTGCGATTGCAGGAAAAAGAGGATCTTGCGTGAAAGTAGATTGCATGAAGAAAATGAAAAAGAAATATAAAAATATATTCATAAAAAACTGATGGCTAAAAAGTTATGAACGTGAAATTGTGGCATTATTTAAAAACATTTCCCATCAAAAAGCAAGATAACGTAAATTGCAGACGTTTTGATTTATAGTGATGAACTATGATCTTGATCAACAGTTGCGTACAGTTTGAAAAAAATAGTTTTATAAAAATAATAAATTAACGCAGTTTTCTTTCTATTTTTGCTTTATACTTACTGTATGTTTTTTAATTATTTATAAGAGATGCTGCGTTATTTATGTTTGCACAGGTACGTTTACTCAATGGATTTCACGAATCGTTATGGTACGAAGTACCGCATGAGTTAAAAGAGCTCACCGTTGGTATGATTGTAAGCGTTCCATTGCGTGCGCGTGTGCTGCCTGCATTGATTCAAAAGATTTCGAGCACGCGGCCGAATGTTTCTTGGCAATTACGCTCAATCGAAGGGATTGAAAAAGTTCCTGAAGATGTGCATTATCAAAAATTTATTAATCAACTTGCGGATTACTATCAACTTTCGCCTCTCTATTTTGCGCAACGTTTACGTTCGTTTTTAACGCAAAAAGAGCATGAAATTGAATTAGCGGTAGCTAATTCAAACCTGCCAGAAGCGAAAATAGTAACATTGACCGATGAGCAGGAGTATGCAGTGAATCAAGTAACAAAAAAGATTGATGGGCAATCGTACTCACCATTTTTACTTCATGGATTAACAGGATCTGGAAAAACGGAAGTATATAAAAAAGCGCTGCAGCACGCGATTAACAATAAAAAGTCAGCGCTGGTTTTATTACCAGAAGTTTCATTGGCAGTACAATTTACGCAGCTTTTTCGCGTAGCGATGCCCGAGTGCACGATTTTTGGATTTCACAGCGCAGTGGGTATAAAAGAAAAGCGAGCGTTATGGCAAGCGCTTGTGCAGGGTGCGCCGCTCATTATTATCGGAGTGCATTTGCCCGTAATGCTGCCGATTAAAAATTTAGGCATAATTGTTGTTGATGAAGAACATGAAGTTGGTTATCAAGAAAAAAAACATCCGCGTATTAACAGCAAAGAAGCAGCTCTCGTGCGTGCACAAACCGCATGTATTCCTATAATTCTGGGGTCGGCCACCCCTTCAATCTCTTCGCTGTACGCTGTGCAGCAAAAAGGCTGGCAACTTCTTGAATTAAAAAATAGATATGCGGGATCTCTTCCTCGCATTGAAGTGGTTCAATTTGATAAAAATAAAAAAAGGCCAAATTTTTGGGTAAGCAAAGAGCTCTTTAATGCAATAACCGATAGACTTTTGAAAAAAGAGCAGACGATTTTATTTTTAAATCGACGCGGGCATAGTTTTTTCGTGCAATGCACAAAATGCGGCGAGATTGAGCGATGTACACACTGCTCAGTTACCCTTACGCTGCACGATCATGAACAATTATTATGCCATTATTGTGGCTTGAAAAAGCAAATGCCTCCAGCGTGTGTAGGATGTGGTGCCGATAAAACCTCTTTTTTGAAAAAAGGGATCGGTACGCAACAGCTCGTTTCTGTTATTCAATCTCTTTTTCCATCGGCGCATATTGAACGGGCCGACGTTGATGCCACCGTGAATAAAAAAAAGTGGCAGCAAACATTAAAATCGTTTCACGATGGGGCGATCGATATTTTGATAGGGACGCAGACGATCACTAAAGGGTATCATTTTCCAAAGGTGACCCTGGTTGGCGTTATTTGGGCCGATTTGAATTTACATTTTCCTATGTTTAACGCTGCAGAAACAACGCTACAGCAATTAATTCAAGTGGCGGGCAGGGCAGGCAGAGCGAGCCATGATAGTTTAGTTATTGTGCAAACCATGAGCGAGCATCCGATCTTTTCGTTTCTGAATGAAACCGATTATATAAAATTTTATGAAACCGAAATGATAACGCGCCAAGAAATCGAATATCCGCCTTATGCGCGCTTTGTAGAGATTGAACTTAAGCATACGGATGAAGCAATTGTGGAACGAGAAGCACAGCAACTTGTGCAACAACTTAATGCCAAATCACAATCAACTTCTTTAGCTGTGCGCGTTTTGGGCCCAGCGCGGCCATTGGTTCATAAAGTGAATAATTTATGTAGCAGAAAAATGTATTGCAAGGCATCAACAATGCTTGCAATACAGCGTCTTTTTCAATCAATTGATGAAAATAGCTATCAAAGCAGTATCTATTTTACTCCGCATCCGTTGAGTTAATTTTATCAAGAGCAAATGCTGCGTTTGCTAGCGTTGTGGTAACGCTCCCGTTTTTAATAGTTTTAGATCCATCGGCGCCTAAATCGATAAGTATAAGACAGGCTTGATGAGAAAAATTACTTCGCGAATCGAACGATTCAATTGTTGATTTCAATAACTTCGTGGCTTGTTCGTTAGAAAGATGCATCGAGTTTGGCGTCCGTAAAACATTGAGCCACATTTGGGGATTATTTCTTTCTGAAGCGGTCGCTAATTCTTTGGTTAAATCCTGTACATCCATTCCATATGCGGCATTATTAAAACGAGCAATAAAAATAAAAGCGGGAAAGTCGTAGTTGGTTTCATGGTACTCAATGAATAAAAGAGTTTAGCAATAGTTGCGTCATTAGCAGTTCATGCGAAGATTATTGTGCATCGGAAGGTTGTGCTGGTGGCGTTTTTTGTGCTCCGAGCTCAATAAGTTTTTGTTGGATTGAGGAAGTGCCATTGATTCCATCTAATTTGTGTAAAAGCTTCGTTGCATGATTTGCAGATATATCACCTTTTTGTACATATTGAATCATCTTGTACATCGATTTTACATTCTTGTTAGTAAAACATTTAGATAAAAATTCATAAGTTTCTTCTTCGTTAGGTTTTTTGCAATCTTCTGATTCTGAAGCGATTTCTTTGTTGTTTCTCTTAGCGTCCATACCGTTTATGCAAAAGGAAGTGACGAGCAAAAAAATAACATGAATTTTAATAGGCGATTTTATCTTCATTTTTACTACCACTAAAGAGATGGAATAAAAAAGTGGGTGCGATAATGTTGTAACTCTTTTATTGATTGCTCAATATCTTCCAGAGCTCGATGATTATCAGCTTTTTGAAAATTAATTTTTTCATTTGCTGGGTACCAACGTTTGATTACTTCTTTGATTGATGAAACATCAATTAAGCGATAATTAAAATAATTGAGAAGTATTGGCATGTATTTTTGCAAAAATATGCGATCTTGCCATACGGAATTGCCGGCTAAGCGTGCACTATTTGGTTTGCAGAAAAGTTTTACAAATTCGAGCGTTTCTGCTTCAGCTTGTTCGGTTGTAATAGTGGATTCTTGACTCGCGCGCGTTAATCCTGAAACGCCGTGTGTTTTTTTGCACCATTCGTTCATATGATCAAGAATCGAATCGGGCTGATGAATTACAAGATGGGGACCGTGTGCAATTAAATTGAGATTACCATCGGTGATAATTGTCGCAATTTCAAGAATAACATCGTATTCGATTTCCAATCCTGTCATTTCCAAATCGATCCAGACTAAATAATCATCTCTTTTTGTGATAGCTTTATTCATAGGTTTTTTCGATTGCTTACGAATGGTGTTCAACTATAGCCATTCTCGTTATACACTAATTAATATACTCATACTATCGAAAACGAGCGGATAAGGGCAAGGAGTTTTATGGATAAAATACGTATTGGCGTGCTTATGGGGGGCAAATCGCTCGAACGCGAAGTTTCATTCAACTCGGGGCGCACCGTTTGCGATCATCTTGATACATTCAATTTCGAAGTTGTTCCGCTTTATCAGAATATTACAGGTAAACTTTTTATTTTGCCGCTGCGTTTTTTGCATCGTGGTAAAACAACCGATTTTGAGCATCGGCTTGATGCGGAAGCGCAAGCGGTCAGCTGGGACGATCTTAAAAACTTTGTTGATGCAGTATATATAGCGCAGCATGGGCGCTATGCAGAAGATGGCACCATGCAGGGATTTCTTGAAGTACTTGGCATCCCATACGTTGGCAGCAAAGTTTTTGCAAGTGCTTTGGGGATGGATAAAATCATGCAAAAAAAAATACTCAATGCGAGCGGGGTTATGGTTCCGCGCTGCGTAGCGATAAGCGCGCATGAGCTACATCAAAAATTAGATGTACAAACTCTTCTTTCTGATATGGAAAAAGAAAAAATAATTTTCCCTTGCGTTGTAAAGCCGGCTAAAGAAGGTTCGAGCTTTGGTATTACCGTAGTACATTCTCCCGATGATTTGCTTGCGGCTATAAAAAAAGCGGCTCATTGCGACAACGGATTGATCCAATCTGTTATTATCGATGAAAAAATAACTGGTATGGAATTTACTACTATTATTATTACCGATAATGATGGCAATCTTGTTCCACTTTCTGTAACTGAGGTGGTGCCAAACCCTGCGCTCGAATATTTTGATTATGAACAAAAATATATGCCTGGAAAATCGGTGCTTTTTACACCTGCGCGTTGTACGCAAGAAGTTTTGGAAAAAATCCAAGAAGCGTGCTGCAAAGTAATGCGTGTGCTCGAATTTAAAAACAGCGCACGTATCGATGGAATTTTAGCGCCCGATGGTTCCATCTTTATTATTGATCCAAATACTTTTAGCGGTGCGAGCCCTTCAAGTTTTATGTTTAAACAAGCCGCGGAACGCAATATGAGCCACACGCAGCTTATTAATCATTTAATTGAAACTGAGCTACGTGCATATGGTAAACTAAGTAAGAGAGCCGATCTTGAAAAACGAATGGGAAAAATGGAAGGCGATTCAAAAAAGAGTTCTGAAAAAAAAATACGGGTTGCTGTTTTAATGGGAGGGGCATCTAATGAAAAAGAAATTTCCCTTGAATCTGGCCGAAACGTATTTTATAAATTATCGCCGCATAACTATGATGCAATTCCTGTTTTTGTAAATCATCAGCTAGAGCTTTTTATTCTTGATCAAAAACTTTTGGTTTCAAGTTCAACTGGCGAGATAGAAAAAAATGTAGACCGTGCGCAAAAAATTTCTTGGGCGTCATTGCCCGAGCATGCAGATTTTGTATTTATCGGGCTGCATGGCGGCGCAGGAGAAAATGGCTCCGTTCAGGGAACGCTTGAAATGTTGGGACTTCCGTATAATGGTTCTTCAGTTCTTGCCAGTGCGTTGTGCATGGATAAGTGGAAAACGAATTCGTTCTTACGATCAGAGGGATTTGAAGTACCTCGCGGTTTGCTGCTTGAAAAAACTTCATGGGAAAATGATCAAAAGCGCATAAAAAAAGATCTCGCTGAGCAGGTCGGCGCATTTCCGTATATTGTAAAGCCGCATGATGATGGTTGCAGCGTTATGGTTAGCAAAGTGAATAACGATGATGAACTTGAGCGAGCAATGCAAACAATTTTTAATCAAGGCAAAACTGCAGCGCTCATTGAAGAATTAGTTGTCGGGATGGAATTGACCGTTGGTGTGCTTGGTAATCATGAACCTCAAGCATTGCCACCAAGCCAAGCGGTAGTTGCCGGATCAATTTTATCAATAGAGGAAAAATTTTTACCCGGAGCTGGAGAAAATCAAACTCCTGCATTACTGCCAAAAGCGACATTAGAATATGTTCAGCGCGTTATAGAAAAAGTTTTTTCTGCAGTTGGTTGTAGAGGATATGCGCGCATTGATTGTTTTTATCAAACGGCCGAGCAGAGCGCAACGGGAAAAGAGCGAGTGGTTATTTTAGAAATTAATACGCTGCCTGGCCTGACGCCGGCCACATGTATTTTTCATCAAGCGGCGGAACTTGGCATGAGGCCGATGGATTTTATTAATCAAATTGTTCAGCTCGGCTTGCAAGCTCATGAAGAACAATTTGTCGGTGTTTTGGAAAAAACATTAGAAAGTGCAACGGCAAAATAATAAAAGGAAGTAATTATGAAAGATGTATTAGTAGGTTTTTTATTCGTGTGTTGTGTTCAATTGCAATGCACGGAGCCATTAAAAAGTTGGCAGCAACGATTTGCGCAATTTATTATATCTAAAGATCGTTTCGCACAAGTGCAAAATAAACCGGAAGAACTATCTGCGGGCAAATCGCGCGAAAATAATGCTGTACCAAAAAGATCTAAGAGAAAAACAATCAACGACAGATTGGTAGAGATTGCTGTAAGTTCTTGTTTTGACTAAAAAAAGCCCCGATAAATTCGGGGCTTTAATCGTTCTTTTTTTCTTTAATCTAAGCCACCCAAGCCTACTTTTTCAGGATTGCGTGCCGCATATACTAAGCCGATGCTAGCGGCGCCAAGCGTAGCTCCAGGAAGTTTTTGAAAAATAGCTTGCTTTGTGCTGGTAGCGGGTGGGCAATTTTTCAAACACGGCCATGCACCACCAAATTTCCAAAATGAGTATACGCTTGCCATTCCGCATAATGCGCTGGCACCATAAAGCCAGGTCGAAGCTTTTTTATAGAATGGTTTTGCGTTATTGTTATTCTCAACTGCGTTTGAATTTTGCATTGCAATACCGCACATTGCTGCTAAAACTAATGCTTTAAATTTCATAGAGTCTCCTACTTAAAAGAATACAATTTAGTCTATTGCGCGAACGAACCTAACAAAAGTTGCCGTAAATGAAAAGATATACAAAAAAAGAGGAAAGTTTTTGTGCAATTTTTATCTGAGCAGATAAAAAATTAATTGTCATTTGGTTGGAAAGCGTTTTCGATGTAATCGATTTTAAATTTTTCGCCTACTTGATGCACAAGTGCTATATCGAAGCGAAGTATGTAATCACGTAGTTTGTTTTCAAGAATATATGAATGCGCAGTTATAATAATTTTTCGCTGCTTTGAAGGAACAATAATTTCTGAAAGGGCAAAATAATTTGAGGTGCGCGTTTTAACTTCAACAAATACAATCAAATCTTTTTTTTGAGCGATGATATCTATTTCGCCACCCTTTTTTCTAAAATTGCGCGCAACTATTGTATAATTATTTGATAAAAGGTGCTGAACAGCGGCATCTTCACCAAGCTGCCCAATTATTTTTCTTGAATTTTGCTCAGAATCGATGAACATAATCAGGTTTTTTTTGCGTATTGGAAACGAGCAGGGTTGGCGAGTATCCTGGGAATTTTGATTCAAGAAGTAACGTTTTCTCTTTGAGAAGTTCTGTATTGCCTTGCAAATGTGCTAAATAAGCTTCCAACTCAAGACACTGTGCATCAAAACGCCCTGTTGGTACAAACGTCTTTTGAATATTTTTCAGCCGTGCTTCAGCCGCTTTAATATTATGCTGTTTT
It encodes the following:
- a CDS encoding ATP-binding cassette domain-containing protein; translation: MIIIRDAQLQLGEHTIFRELSATFQPHQKVGLVGRNGAGKSTLLKIIAGMQHFTDGSLSLDKQQKIAYMPQELVMQSEKNVFDEAFSVFERYTVLENRMKELEDLLTSQENDDAADAVEEYVSVQEKLAHFDRVNAERKTMEILLGLGFKKEKLELPVSTLSVGWKMRVLLAKLLLQEADFYLFDEPTNHLDIVAKEWFFNFLKNGSFGYLLVTHDRYFLEHCCPQIFELELGRGTLYNGNLTFYLAQKEERRLQAITKRERQDKEISKKEDWAQRWGTKATKAKMAQSMLRQVDRIKEELVEVEPLLPSIHLKFPETAQSGKIVLTVKNVQHSFDNKELFRNVSCEIGRGEKVALIAPNGVGKTTLFELVHEKLPLQNGSIEFGHNAAPAFFEQDQTRILNPKLTVFEEVQESSPTISEQIIRSFLGSFLFSGDDVKKKIGVLSGGERNRVAMVKVLLKRANFLLLDEPTNHLDMYAQDILLQALQQYTGTILMVCHDHDFIQKLATRILELTPTGLNSYNGDYESYLYAKKHMQNNAEQKTIAPAPKKIEEHEPQPQKHENKDLSVLRKHVAQLESKIFKLEQEMKKLTEQFADLQYGSDGYYKAEKKFKETQNELSLRLSEWEQLLKELH
- a CDS encoding ABC transporter ATP-binding protein, whose protein sequence is MPRTKSPIIHVDFEKPWWHIIWLQKWRVFIISAGEACINIFDTVSPIILGWVFTAKRYDYFAYFSIAWLGSIVFQDFVRKLNSTLQLRCIHSVHFNAHQFLLQVDPMYHAHRETGAVLGKIDRASRAYENFLDSVLIDILGYSAGIVTALISLMYESVWLGFVLLGLLAIILAFNLGLSRYFIIPRERTLIDADDAVKAMGQENLSQINLIRSYFASNEINHQLKQTDIKLFGQERSLWNANITMWSIIKIMYLFTVFLLGTYILGNIHHGNLTAVDGIALMVMYIQGTYGIISLERPIRTMTRSLTRIKDLFAFLPTFGKQSYPVLQESDEEMIPPVASTSTISVVANDISFSYTDQNSIFDHHNLSLFVNSEQISKLYGVIGPSGVGKSTLISILGGQLNPLTGSVLIDGIDIYAIDDYMRRSLIAMQGQIASSLRGSLRYNLLFGLPEEKLNTYTDEYLIDILGRVGLWTIFESKNGLDTLIGEGGLTISGGQRQRLNFASLYLRANAYKPALILIDEPTSSLDEVSEQAITAMILELAYNALTIVIAHRIKTIEKAVGILDFSLIAQEKDLIFYSHDELIKRSVYYQQLMGGTATLE
- the priA gene encoding primosomal protein N', which encodes MFAQVRLLNGFHESLWYEVPHELKELTVGMIVSVPLRARVLPALIQKISSTRPNVSWQLRSIEGIEKVPEDVHYQKFINQLADYYQLSPLYFAQRLRSFLTQKEHEIELAVANSNLPEAKIVTLTDEQEYAVNQVTKKIDGQSYSPFLLHGLTGSGKTEVYKKALQHAINNKKSALVLLPEVSLAVQFTQLFRVAMPECTIFGFHSAVGIKEKRALWQALVQGAPLIIIGVHLPVMLPIKNLGIIVVDEEHEVGYQEKKHPRINSKEAALVRAQTACIPIILGSATPSISSLYAVQQKGWQLLELKNRYAGSLPRIEVVQFDKNKKRPNFWVSKELFNAITDRLLKKEQTILFLNRRGHSFFVQCTKCGEIERCTHCSVTLTLHDHEQLLCHYCGLKKQMPPACVGCGADKTSFLKKGIGTQQLVSVIQSLFPSAHIERADVDATVNKKKWQQTLKSFHDGAIDILIGTQTITKGYHFPKVTLVGVIWADLNLHFPMFNAAETTLQQLIQVAGRAGRASHDSLVIVQTMSEHPIFSFLNETDYIKFYETEMITRQEIEYPPYARFVEIELKHTDEAIVEREAQQLVQQLNAKSQSTSLAVRVLGPARPLVHKVNNLCSRKMYCKASTMLAIQRLFQSIDENSYQSSIYFTPHPLS
- the orn gene encoding oligoribonuclease; translated protein: MNKAITKRDDYLVWIDLEMTGLEIEYDVILEIATIITDGNLNLIAHGPHLVIHQPDSILDHMNEWCKKTHGVSGLTRASQESTITTEQAEAETLEFVKLFCKPNSARLAGNSVWQDRIFLQKYMPILLNYFNYRLIDVSSIKEVIKRWYPANEKINFQKADNHRALEDIEQSIKELQHYRTHFFIPSL
- a CDS encoding ATP-grasp domain-containing protein; the protein is MDKIRIGVLMGGKSLEREVSFNSGRTVCDHLDTFNFEVVPLYQNITGKLFILPLRFLHRGKTTDFEHRLDAEAQAVSWDDLKNFVDAVYIAQHGRYAEDGTMQGFLEVLGIPYVGSKVFASALGMDKIMQKKILNASGVMVPRCVAISAHELHQKLDVQTLLSDMEKEKIIFPCVVKPAKEGSSFGITVVHSPDDLLAAIKKAAHCDNGLIQSVIIDEKITGMEFTTIIITDNDGNLVPLSVTEVVPNPALEYFDYEQKYMPGKSVLFTPARCTQEVLEKIQEACCKVMRVLEFKNSARIDGILAPDGSIFIIDPNTFSGASPSSFMFKQAAERNMSHTQLINHLIETELRAYGKLSKRADLEKRMGKMEGDSKKSSEKKIRVAVLMGGASNEKEISLESGRNVFYKLSPHNYDAIPVFVNHQLELFILDQKLLVSSSTGEIEKNVDRAQKISWASLPEHADFVFIGLHGGAGENGSVQGTLEMLGLPYNGSSVLASALCMDKWKTNSFLRSEGFEVPRGLLLEKTSWENDQKRIKKDLAEQVGAFPYIVKPHDDGCSVMVSKVNNDDELERAMQTIFNQGKTAALIEELVVGMELTVGVLGNHEPQALPPSQAVVAGSILSIEEKFLPGAGENQTPALLPKATLEYVQRVIEKVFSAVGCRGYARIDCFYQTAEQSATGKERVVILEINTLPGLTPATCIFHQAAELGMRPMDFINQIVQLGLQAHEEQFVGVLEKTLESATAK
- a CDS encoding YraN family protein, with amino-acid sequence MFIDSEQNSRKIIGQLGEDAAVQHLLSNNYTIVARNFRKKGGEIDIIAQKKDLIVFVEVKTRTSNYFALSEIIVPSKQRKIIITAHSYILENKLRDYILRFDIALVHQVGEKFKIDYIENAFQPNDN